The genomic region ACTCCTGGACTGCTGCAGTCTTTCTGACCGAAGACTTAGGCCAGACTTGTATACCCAGCACTTccagtatatatatattctacaagtggtccttcgagccggatgtATACAAGCTGCGCTATGGCTACACCCAGAGAGTTTAACTACGACCAGCCTGCACTGAGTCCCCGTCCCAGCAGGGTGCGACGCATTCCCGGACATCTGGAGGACTTCGAACTCACCTACCCAGCTCACCGTCTTTATAGTACCACAGTAAGACCAGCATCACCACTGACAACAACTTACGCAGCACCACTCAGCCCTGGGAGTTCCCCTAACTACCCGGCAGCTGGTCATTATGGTACGGCAAGTCCAGAGGAAAGATGGCAGCGGCTGGAATCACGTTGGCAAACGATAAGTCAGCAGATGAAAGAACTTGAAGTGGAAATGGACAGGGTCAGATTGCCTTCGTATCCACAGAGTGCACATCTGCCTTACCCTTCATACCACTATGCAGCATTTCAGCCACATTACAGTAGCCTCCCCCATTTAGAACTGGGTTACCCTGTACGGCCTCCCAGTCCAAGAGCTGCACCTAACATTCAGCACCAGGTTCTGCACGCTCCAACACAAGCCCCTGCTCCTCAAGTGCAGGTTGACACTGCTGCATCAAACCCACAGCCTGCTTCAGAAGCGATGTCTGTACCAGCTCCCGCATCCACGGCTCCTCCAGCCTGCTCGCCGCCGTTGGCAACGCAGCCGGTACCCCCTGCTCTAACACAGCCTGCATTGCCCTTCGCACCACCTCCTGCTACTCTAATGATGGCTCCGCCAGTGTCCCTTATCACACCGCCGCCAGAACCACAtgtgcctcagccagtgccCTCTACCACACCGTTACAGCCTGAGCATGTTCCACCAGAGCCGCAGTATGATGCACTTCCCAGGGCCTGGCAGTCTGTTCCACTGCCATATCCACCTGTGCATTATCCTAGATCACCCCGTGGTCAGCACTGTTATCCGACACCTCACCCAGTAGACAGTTCACATCAGCCAAGTATGATGGAGATGGCGATTGCTTCATCATTTGGCATTCCTAAACCTAAACTGACTGTATTCAGCTCAGGGAAAGAGAGTGATTTTCTTATGCTCAAAAAGGGTCTGGACAGCTTACTTGGTCCACACAAGCATTTAAGTGAAGACTATAAGTATCAGATCCTGCTTGACCATCTCACATTCCCATCTGCACTTCAAGTGGCAAAGAGGTATGTCAACAGTCAGACCCCATACACAAGTGCCATGCAAGCGCTCACACAGAGGTACGGACAGCCAAGGCAGCTAGTGCAGGGGGAACTGAAGGCCATTCTGAATGCCCCACCAGTCAGGGCCGGAGATTATCAAGCATTTGAGGACTTTGCTACCGCAGTTGGAACTCTAGTGGGGATGCTCAGTACAATGGAGGGCCCCTCATCGTCAGAGTTGAAGTGTGGGTCTCATGTGGACACCCTACTCACCAAACTCCCCACTAACTATCGAGATGCATTTGCTGAACATTGCTTTAACCGAGGAATTATCCAAAGTGGCAGTGATCGTACATACACTCTCCCTGATCTGGCTGAGTGGCTGGAAAGGAAGGCCCAGACGCTGCAAGTGTCTCGCCAAATCACAAGCCCCTTCCCAGCTATACCAGCACCGACTGAGTACAAGGACCGGAAAGCAGTGAGACAACAGAGGGTCAAACCTGCTACTATTCTGCTTGGGAGTCAGCAGGGATCGAAGCCCGCTAATCCTTCTCCGAGCCCTGCCACTGTACCACCCCTGAAGAAGAGAGATCGTTTCAAGCCCTTCTGTCCTTATTGTAATAACCAGGAGCACTACCTCAATGCCTGTGCTGACTTTGCCACGCTCACCTGTACTGCCAGAGCTGCCtggataaaagagaaaaaacgaTGTTGGAAATGTGGGAGAGGACATTCCCCAGAAAACTGCACTCTGAAGAAGCCCTGTGCAACATGTGGAGAACAACATCTGCTCATACTACATGATGTTGCTGCTGCAGAGAGCGTCCTGACCGTGAATACGTCCTCCAGCATGGTTTTCTTGGACCAAGTCAGCCATTCAGGGCGGGTAATGCTAAAGGTTGTCCCAGTGCGGTTGCAAAATGGGGAGAAAACACTGGACACATATGCTGTCCTGGATGATGGCTCCGAAAGAACAATCATACTACCTGCTGCCGTCCATCACCTTGGCCTTGTGGGAACAGAAGAGATTCTGTCCCTCAGGACAATTCGACAAGAAATCGTACAGCTGAAGGGAGCCACTGTATCCTTTCAGGTGTCAGGTATGACAAACCGAAGAGTGAAATATGACATTCACCAGGCTTTTACAGCAGCCGAAGTAACTCTGGCAGAGCAATCACGTGCTGCTGACCTCCTGACACAACGATACAAACACTTGAGAGGCTTATCCCTGCAGTCCTTTGACAAAGTCCAGCCCCTGCTACTTATCGGTTCTGATAACCCTCACCTGATAATACCTACCCAGCCTGTGCGTACCGGTCCAGTTGGTGGCCCAGTGGCTGTGTGCACAATGCTGGGGTGGGCGATTCAGGGACCAGCAAGCTTTTTGCAGCAACCAACAGATGAGAGAAGCTGTCTGCATTTGTCCACTCTCTCCTCCTCAGATGAGCTGCATCAACATGTCCAGAGACTCTGGCAGCTGGACACCCTACCCTTCCACACCAACAAGGAGGTGACGCGATCAGGCGAAGATAAAGCAGCCATAGAACGACTGGAGCAAGGGACTGTCCGGGTCACCGTTGATGGAGTGGTTCGCTATGCTACTCCACTGTTGCGAAGACAGAATGCACCTGTTCTTCGGGCACCTCCCACAGCAGTGATGGCACTCCTCAGAGCGACAGAGCGACGTTTGTGTAACAATCCAGATCAAGCTGCTGTCTACAATGAGGAAATTCACAAGTTGGAGAAAGCTGGTTATGTAGTGAAGATCAGCATGAATGAGGCCAGCAGCTCTGCAGAATCATGGTTTATCCCGCACCACATTGTGTACCACAACAACAAGCCCAGAATCGTCTTCAACTGCTCCTTTAACTACAGGCAAGCTTCTCTTAACAAGAACCTGCTTCCTGGCCCAGTTCTCGGGTCAACACTGCTTGGCGTGCTCTTGAGATTTAGAGAGTACGCTGTCGCTATCAGTGGAGATATTCGCGGCATGTTCCATCAGGTGCGCCTTCTGCCTGAGGACCAGCCACTTCTACGCTTCTTATGGCGAGATGGGGAGAGGGAGCGCAGCCCAGACGTGTACGAGTGGCGTGTCCTTCCTTTCGGGACCACATGTAGCCCATGCTGTGCTACATATGCCCTGCAACGCCATGTAAAGGATCACAGCGAAGACAATGAAGAGGCACTGTATTCTGTGCTCCATGCATTCTATGTGGATAACTGCTTACAGTCTCTACAATCTCAGACTCAGGCAAAGGACCTGATAGACAAGATGAGAGCCCTCCTTGCCAGTGGAGGATTTGAGATAAGGCAGTGGGCTAGCAACACACCTGAGGTCATTTCTCACCTACCAACAGAAGCCAAATCAACCGAGTGTGAGTTATGGCTAACCACTAACAAGACTGAACCACAAGAGTCTTCACTTGGTCTCCTGTGGCGCTGCAGCTCTGACACATTGGGATACAAGCACCGGGCCATTCCACGTACTGCACCAACCCTGAGATATGTTTACAGAGTACTGGCCAGCCAATATGACCCATTAGGTTATATCATTCCCTTTACAACGCGAGCCAAGGTTCTGGTTCAGGCACTCTGGAAGAAAGAGAGGGGTTGGGATGAGCCGATTGCTGATGAGCTCCTGTCCGTATGGTTGGCATGGGAAAGTGAGCTGCCATACTTGCCAAACCTCAGCTTGCCAAGGTGTTACACTCCTGGTATCTCAGCTGGGAGCCCCGTGAACCTACACATCTTCTGTGATGCCTCAGAGAGAGCCTATGGTGCGGTTGCATACCTGAGAGTAGAGACTGACAGCAATGAAGTTAAAGTGGCATTTGTGATGGCCCGATCTCGTGTGGCACCCAAAAGGCAGCTTTCAATACCTCGCCTGGAGCTTTGCGCTGCCCTAGCAGGAGCACAGTTAGCCAAAGTTCTGCAGACCGAGTTAACCCTGCCATTACAGACGACTACTCTGTGGACCGATTCGACCACTGTCCTTCACTGGATCCAGTCTGAATCCCAGCAGTATAAAGTGTTTGTGGGAACCCGAATAGCAGAGATTCAAGAGCTTGTTGGAGCTGAGAGCTGGAGATATGTTCCCTCTGAAGAGAACCCTGCCGATGACATCACACGTGGGAAATCCTTAAGGGATTTAACTAAGCCAACCCGCTGGACAGATGGCCCAGCATTTCTCCATCAGCCTCCCGCTAGCTGGCCTACGCACCCCACAGTGAGCTCGATGCAGGAGGAAGAGATCCGCGACATCATCTTCTGTGGCAACATTTCCACAAGCAGCCCGCTGACACCTGATCTGAACCAGTTCAAATCCTGGACTGAGCTGATACATGCCACGTATCACGCCCTCCACGGGGCGGCTGCTCCACCCATGACTGCCTCCAGTCGTAGGGAGGCAGAAATTGCCCTACTGAAAAGGTCACAAAGTGAGAGTTTCCCGGCGGAGCTTGCTGCATTGCAGTCGGGTAAAACTATCAGCCCTAACAGTCGCTTGCTGTCGCTTTCACCTGAATTAGACCATACTGTAGGGTTGATCAGGGTTGGAGGTCGGCTCCGGAGGGCTGAAAATCTGAAAGAGGACACCATCCATCCTATAGTTCTTGCACCAGATCACCCTGTCACAAAGCTGGTAGTGCAGGACTATGATAACCGTCTGTTACATGCAGGTCCTGACCGTATATTTGCAGAGATGAGGAGGACCTACTGGATACTTCGCGGCCGACAGATCATCAAGAGACATCAACGCAGCTGTGTGGAATGTTGTAAATGGCGCAGCAAACCAGTCACTCCCCAGATGGCAGACCTACCAGCTGCACGATTACGCGTCACTAAACCACCATACTGGTCCACTGGAGTCGACTGCTTTGGTCCTTACACCATAAAAATCGGACGGCGGCATGAGAAAAGGTGGGGTATTATCTTTAAATGTCTGACCACCAGGTGCGTACATCTGGACCTCTTGTGCAGCATGAACACAGATTCATTCTTGCTTGCCCTTCGGCGCTTTGTGGCAAGGAGAGGAAAACCCTTTGAGATTCTCTGTGATCGTGGCACCAACttcagaggaggagagagggaacTTAGAGAAGATTTTGCTGCCATGGAACCAGTTTTGAAGCAACAGCTCGCTGAACAGAGcattaatttcaaattcaatCCACCACTTGCTCCACATTTTGGAGGCACATGGGAGAGGGAAATCAAGTCGGTCAAAGCTTCCCTGCGTGTCGTCCTGAAAGACCAAGCTGTCCAAGAAGAAGTGCTGATGACTATGCTTGTAGAAGTGGAGGGCATTCTTAACTCGAAACCCCTCGGTTATGCAACATCAGACATTGCGGACCCTGATCCCATTACTCCTAACCTTCTGCTTATGGGGCGGAGAGACGCATCCCTACCACAAGCAGTGTACAGCAAGAGTGACCGACTGGGACACCGGCGCTGGAGACACAGCCAAGTGCTTGCTGACCATTTCTGGGTTCAGTTTACTCGCAATTACCTACCTAACCTTCAGCTCCGTCAAAAGTGGCGCATCAGTACCCCCGATCTCACAGTAGATCGAGTGGTCATGGTGATTGACCCACAGCTACCAAGGGCTCTGTGGCCAGTTGGGCGGGTAACTAAAGTAATCCCCAGCGACGATGGTAAGATACGGACAGCTGAGGTCGACATAAAAGGAGTTAAATACATCCGCCCCGTGACTAAGCTCATCACTCTTCCAAAACTGCCAGAGGACTGAAGGGGTGTATATTATCCAGCAGGGACATTTGTGTTCTGCAAATTCACTTAGTGAATTTGGGGGCGGCTGTGCAAATTCCCTGCTGACTCGGCCTCAGGAGGGCTAGAGGCAAGAATCAAGCGCACCCAAATGAGCGCATCATTGATCATGTGTGCATCACGCAGAGGGAGAGTGGGAGTGAGAGACGAAAGGCGCAGCGACAGAGCATGGCAGTTGTAACGCAGTTTGTGTGATTCCGTGTGCGTTAATGAATCTGTAAGTTGACCTTTGTTAACTGGTACGACAATAGTCATagttgtttgtgcatgtttcaaGCTAAAGTTATGCCTCGGTACACTGATATCACGTTAGtaggtttatttaattatttagttaATTTGCACTAAGTTCATAACAGTGGCCAGAATTTCCTCCAACGATTACATCCAGCAGTTAAaagatttttctgttgtttattgcTTAGTTAAGCTGTTGTTAGCTTGCCACATTCTTGCCTTAGTACTAGCAACTGGGAATATATGTGCTATTTAGCCAACTTGTGGTCTTACGGTGACCCCTTGTGGACATTGTAAAATATTGCTGTGACTAAGTAGATGATATGTTCTGATTGTTGCTTAGTTATTTTAGACCCTGCTAATTATAGTATtacctgtttctgtttcagaCAACCATGCTTATAGTCACCTATACTGCATCTGCTAGTTATAAGTTCATATCTGGCTGCAGCACAGTTGGATTTATCCTGGCAGCCTGCTGTAACCAGTTCTTCTGTGAAGCTTAATTAAAGACAGTGAACTAAACTCCTGGACTGCTGCAGTCTTTCTGACCGAAGACTTAGGCCAGACTTGTATACCCAGCACTTccagtatatatatattctacACCTTGAATATGTGGGAATACATGATAGAAACATCTGTGTGGACCCCAGATGTTCATAACCAGTGTGtccatatatgtgtgtgtctatggGATCATTCTGTAACACTAACAACaggtattaaaacaaaaaatgaagaagaatCAGCTGATGAGTCATTATCTGtcaaccaacacacacacacacacacacacacacacagcttctgTCCTTTGGCTGTGGGACAGGCCTCTAAACGGGTTTCCTTTTATGTGAAGAGACTAAAACCTGATGAATAAACTGGCCAATCCATCTATTTATGAAGTATAAAGGTCAACATGTCCTAACTGGAGTCTGAATTATGAGATGGACTAAAAGCTCAAACCGTCAGATGACCAAGCGATGATTAACTGAAGGCATAAGAGCCAGACTTTGAGTGTGAGTCAGTGTTGACAGAGTTAAACGAGCTTTGAGGCACAGATGTGCAGAAAAGCCCAGaattaagctcttatttatgGTCGCTGGCTCAGAGCCCAAGCGCAGGTGTGGGAGGTGTGGGCGAGATTAAAACGAACACAGACCTCCTGTTTCCTAAActatacataaaacatgtgaatgaTGAGAATGCAGCAGCTGGTTTATACCAGCCTGTAAACAGGAAACTAACAGGCAGGCATGTGAAAAATGCGGCCCACTTACCGCCTCCAGCCGGGCCCACGCTCACCCACAGGAAgggcagaaacaaaaaaatccagGTCTGTGTGAAATTCATGATTTTGATGCGCCAAAAATcttcagaaaaacagaaacctgCTCAAAACAAGCCCACGGTCCCCGCGGGTTGCTGTGAATATTAttattgctgctgctgcctgtaGGGGGCGCTACAGACGACTAACTTCCTCCATTTACACCTCCAGCACCCGCCTTCTTCACACcaacagcagccaatcagataaCTAGTCTGTGGTTGCTGGGTAGATTACATGATACAAGGTTAGAGCCGCTGAACATTGCGGTGACGTCACAGCATTGAGATATTTGCCGCTgccaaacttttatttttatcttgtaaCATGAATCCTGTTGCTGACCTTCACTTCTGTATGTTTGTCCCTCACAAACACTCTAATCACTAAAATCTGCAACGAATAAACAAATAAGGactttttaataaagtttacttcatgataaacacttaaaaacacttttagagCTCTACAGATGTTTAAATCCAGGTGTTAATGACAAAGCACACACTGATGTGTCTGTTGAGCAGTTTATATCTTTACGTCTGAACCTCAGTAATGAATTATTTGTACTTTgagtaatattttaaatgtactCCAGGCTGCTGTAAAGACCTCCTGATCAGAGGTGTCTGAGCGCTGCTTGTTGTCAGTGTTCAATTACATTAGTCAGCTACATGATCGTATGTGAGGCTGACTTCATGGAAATTCACTTTCATATCTGAGCGTCTTCATCAGAGTTCCTCACGTcacttctctctttctctttttgcttttttcactcTGCGATAgttgcaggggcggatctagaagggtggcatggggtggcaagtgccaccctaaaatgatcccttgccaccccaagtgccaccccagtcttgcatatgacagtgttgtttattaaaataagatagcattaacagtttgagcatagttacagtcaacagtgaatataaatgctaaaactgaatacatTGTATAGtgtccccccctccaccattaacaaatggttcagcccatagcaggaccggcttttttcttgttttcagtagcaagcagtgcttatgattgtgccagagcacattttgaacaacaccatgggaatttcggattttacacaggtggttggatgttacactctggaaatggaaggaaggtgagtgttaattaaccctctgtggtccacggacacgctgcacctccaaatcacatgactgatgtaagctgacacagcaacaagctgcagccacgctgagtctctatttcagcccacattgaaagttcggacttcaaagtttttaaattttaattacaggccagtaaatccagagttgtgataatatatataagccacgcttttgtctaaatactgtcgtcacgtttttgtgtgtgtaacgGAGTTAAAAAGACATCTGAAAAACATGCACTTACCTGgtcttaattattattttaagtgtgaattttatcatttttgttgtattttattttgaaaacccaGAAACCGGATCTCACTCTAGCATTTAGAAGCTGCTAAGGCTTCCGCTCCTCACAGCGCGCGTTTGCACTGTGAGGGTAAGTTCTGTAGTGAAAGGCTCTGGCATTTTTATGGTTTCTGGTGTGAATGTTGTTACATAAGTTGTACATGTCGATGTATATAGGTTTATATTGATGTTAGGATGTTACTGTGTAACCGAAACAAAGGCTGGTTGCTGTTAAACAGTGTTTCTGCCGTATTTATGCTCTTTGGCAGTAAGCTTTTGTCGGCCCCCTAGTGGTTGCTGCGCAAAGCAGGAAATGTGTTTGGACGTactgtttttctgtgctttttgtgATGTTGTTTTACATTGTAGGAGCTACAATTGCTGGTACCATCAGAAGACACCTGTTGAGTGTGTTTTATGTCTTCTGCAGGTACGTGAGCTTGTTAACAGTCATCTTGTCTGTAAAGCACAAGCAAGTGAAAATGTAATGCGTTTCTGTTAATTTGTCCACTAGAGGGAAATGTTTAGCCGGTGATACTTCTGTTAtcctgttattttgttttatatggttgtgaaatgtattttgatAAGTGATAAGATTTCTTTTTGTATACAAGTACGGTGTGACAGACTGTAAAATGGGAGAAATTAttgttttccatcttttctttaataaaaagtTAATTGTAAGTCTGTTAAGACAGCGCGCGTTTGCACTGTGAGGGAGCTACAATTGCTGGTACCATCTGAAGACACCTGTTGAGTGTGTTTTATGTCTTCTGCAGAATAAACCGTCAAAAGCCAACCTTTCTGAGCGTCTGTGATTCATGAAGAACGGAAGCGTTACACTGGTGCCGTGACCATTCGGATCTTCAGATCAGCTTGATGCTCATCGCCGTGGCTGCTGTTATGCTCCCCTGCTGTTCACAAGTTGAATGTGGGTTGTTGTAACCAAGTGAGTTtagacaaaagaaacaaaaataaacaacccaaaaacaaacaaaaaggtgaGGGGTGTGATTTGAATAAGACAAAGGTGAAAGTGTCTGTGTTTTGATATACAACGTGTGGTTATACACTCGAATTATTTggacattattattataattttttttctcttttcctcattttgctgctattatactgttatttttcttatttttatctctgtttttttttttctttccctaacGGAGCGCACATGCAGTTATTATCTTAAGTGTGTGACTTGGGGATGGATAAATTTGTCACTCCAGTACTACCTAAGGGTAGAGGTGCCGGACTAGTTCATGCAGTTGACACCAGTAATGTCACACAGTTTGGTCCTGTGAGCAGTGACACTGGGCTAGGCCAAAGCCCGAGTTTTATTCCCATCGGTAGGGGTATGGGTGATTTGCCTCAGGTTTCCACTCCAATTAGAGACAGTGATGCTGTACACAGCTTTACTGACATGGTTGAGCAAATAGGAGCCCAGATAGGTGAATCCATTGTTACTAAACTGTTGTCAGCTGGTGTTGTGAATCTGACTGGTGACTCTAAGACTCAAACTGAGCAATGTAACAGTACCGCTCGAGATGTACCACATGTAACTGTTCATGTTAAGCCCAATAAGGAGCTTCAAATTTTTAGGGGTGATGGCACAGACAGATGTTCGGTTCAGGACTGGATTGACATGGCAACGACTTATCTATGGAAGCAAGAGGTCCCCTTCATGGCCAGGCTGACGAAATTATTAGCCACTTAATGGGGAAGGCCAGAGATGTGGTCAGAGTGGCTCTTCGTAGTGACCCAGGTCTTGATGTCAAACAGAAGCCTGATCTGGTCTTTGGTGTCCTTCGCCATTATTTCAGTGACTCTTCATCGTGCCTCCCTCTTGCTGACTTCTATGCAACACTCCCTACCAGAAGTGAAAACCCGGTAGATTATTGGATAAGACTGAACAAGGCTGCTGAACTAGCCATAGAGGGGCTACGCAGACAGGGGCAGACAGCAACCCCTTTAACCCATGAAGTAGCATGTATGTTCGTGAAACATTGCCCTGACCCTGAGTTGTCTTATGTTTTCAAGTGCAAGCCTGTCCATGAGTGGACTGCTCGGGACGTACAACAAAGGATTGATGATTATCAAAGGGAGGTGAGAGCTAATGGTAGAGCCAGCGGCGCTGCACAGTTGAAGGGCTGTAATTCTACGATCACCGCCGTGCACCCGAACACCTcacctgcagctgctgtgccagAGGGATGCTCCCGAAGCTTCTCGCCCCCATCCTCAGGTTTTCAGGGGTTGGTGGGCTCGTTCCCCTCCACCGCTGCAACACGAGAGCCCCTCATCGGAAGTCTGAGTTTCTCCCCTTCGACTGCGGTGAGTCAAAATCTTCAACAGTCAGAGGAAAGGCTCATGGGTCAGATGGTGGATATGTTTCAGGCCATGATGGAGAGAATGCAGCACCACAACACTCAGACACCAAGGAGGGGGGCGTTTAATCAGTTTTCACGAAATAGACGGAGGAGAGAGGATGCCTGCAAAGTCTGCAGTGATCCGAGACATACCACAGCATCACACTGCCTATCTGATAAACTGTGCTTTTCATGCTTTGCTCCTGGCCATGTTCGGTTGTCCTGCCCGGCTAGTACAGGTCGGCCAGGTCCAGCCGGAGGGAAACTAGCCGACCTGTATTCGGTGGGAGGCAGTGCAGGTCTTACGGGATACTCCCAAACTATTGATATCTGTGATGCGGAGTCA from Pelmatolapia mariae isolate MD_Pm_ZW linkage group LG22, Pm_UMD_F_2, whole genome shotgun sequence harbors:
- the LOC134619815 gene encoding uncharacterized protein LOC134619815; amino-acid sequence: MEARGPLHGQADEIISHLMGKARDVVRVALRSDPGLDVKQKPDLVFGVLRHYFSDSSSCLPLADFYATLPTRSENPVDYWIRLNKAAELAIEGLRRQGQTATPLTHEVACMFVKHCPDPELSYVFKCKPVHEWTARDVQQRIDDYQREVRANGRASGAAQLKGCNSTITAVHPNTSPAAAVPEGCSRSFSPPSSGFQGLVGSFPSTAATREPLIGSLSFSPSTAVSQNLQQSEERLMGQMVDMFQAMMERMQHHNTQTPRRGAFNQFSRNRRRREDACKVCSDPRHTTASHCLSDKLCFSCFAPGHVRLSCPASTGRPGPAGGKLADLYSVGGSAGLTGYSQTIDICDAESVYEEARQKCKDSEVIFQNIHKVGNSDSLFYTPVTFGGLLKMGGMLDSGSMACSMNEAAEVTLRDSGLISDQDVIKVDVTLVGCGGLRVKPKYALNVEMEVYGCRMIVPILVVQGQLDDLILGTNVIKHILHQSKRCEPYWNTVSSNCSKTSLETENFLSMLSGLTPWKDSDVPDRVGTVRCNSAVCLEPGREYLLWGKLPKNVNVSPGSTVMTGPSSSRSAPRGILVARLVTPLWGDRWVPLKLINVSEQPVHLRRNAKLADVYSCVALEDFDASPDSKETLKQC
- the LOC134619834 gene encoding uncharacterized protein LOC134619834, with the protein product MYTSCAMATPREFNYDQPALSPRPSRVRRIPGHLEDFELTYPAHRLYSTTVRPASPLTTTYAAPLSPGSSPNYPAAGHYGTASPEERWQRLESRWQTISQQMKELEVEMDRVRLPSYPQSAHLPYPSYHYAAFQPHYSSLPHLELGYPVRPPSPRAAPNIQHQVLHAPTQAPAPQVQVDTAASNPQPASEAMSVPAPASTAPPACSPPLATQPVPPALTQPALPFAPPPATLMMAPPVSLITPPPEPHVPQPVPSTTPLQPEHVPPEPQYDALPRAWQSVPLPYPPVHYPRSPRGQHCYPTPHPVDSSHQPSMMEMAIASSFGIPKPKLTVFSSGKESDFLMLKKGLDSLLGPHKHLSEDYKYQILLDHLTFPSALQVAKRYVNSQTPYTSAMQALTQRYGQPRQLVQGELKAILNAPPVRAGDYQAFEDFATAVGTLVGMLSTMEGPSSSELKCGSHVDTLLTKLPTNYRDAFAEHCFNRGIIQSGSDRTYTLPDLAEWLERKAQTLQVSRQITSPFPAIPAPTEYKDRKAVRQQRVKPATILLGSQQGSKPANPSPSPATVPPLKKRDRFKPFCPYCNNQEHYLNACADFATLTCTARAAWIKEKKRCWKCGRGHSPENCTLKKPCATCGEQHLLILHDVAAAESVLTVNTSSSMVFLDQVSHSGRVMLKVVPVRLQNGEKTLDTYAVLDDGSERTIILPAAVHHLGLVGTEEILSLRTIRQEIVQLKGATVSFQVSGMTNRRVKYDIHQAFTAAEVTLAEQSRAADLLTQRYKHLRGLSLQSFDKVQPLLLIGSDNPHLIIPTQPVRTGPVGGPVAVCTMLGWAIQGPASFLQQPTDERSCLHLSTLSSSDELHQHVQRLWQLDTLPFHTNKEVTRSGEDKAAIERLEQGTVRVTVDGVVRYATPLLRRQNAPVLRAPPTAVMALLRATERRLCNNPDQAAVYNEEIHKLEKAGYVVKISMNEASSSAESWFIPHHIVYHNNKPRIVFNCSFNYRQASLNKNLLPGPVLGSTLLGVLLRFREYAVAISGDIRGMFHQVRLLPEDQPLLRFLWRDGERERSPDVYEWRVLPFGTTCSPCCATYALQRHVKDHSEDNEEALYSVLHAFYVDNCLQSLQSQTQAKDLIDKMRALLASGGFEIRQWASNTPEVISHLPTEAKSTECELWLTTNKTEPQESSLGLLWRCSSDTLGYKHRAIPRTAPTLRYVYRVLASQYDPLGYIIPFTTRAKVLVQALWKKERGWDEPIADELLSVWLAWESELPYLPNLSLPRCYTPGISAGSPVNLHIFCDASERAYGAVAYLRVETDSNEVKVAFVMARSRVAPKRQLSIPRLELCAALAGAQLAKVLQTELTLPLQTTTLWTDSTTVLHWIQSESQQYKVFVGTRIAEIQELVGAESWRYVPSEENPADDITRGKSLRDLTKPTRWTDGPAFLHQPPASWPTHPTVSSMQEEEIRDIIFCGNISTSSPLTPDLNQFKSWTELIHATYHALHGAAAPPMTASSRREAEIALLKRSQSESFPAELAALQSGKTISPNSRLLSLSPELDHTVGLIRVGGRLRRAENLKEDTIHPIVLAPDHPVTKLVVQDYDNRLLHAGPDRIFAEMRRTYWILRGRQIIKRHQRSCVECCKWRSKPVTPQMADLPAARLRVTKPPYWSTGVDCFGPYTIKIGRRHEKRWGIIFKCLTTRCVHLDLLCSMNTDSFLLALRRFVARRGKPFEILCDRGTNFRGGERELREDFAAMEPVLKQQLAEQSINFKFNPPLAPHFGGTWEREIKSVKASLRVVLKDQAVQEEVLMTMLVEVEGILNSKPLGYATSDIADPDPITPNLLLMGRRDASLPQAVYSKSDRLGHRRWRHSQVLADHFWVQFTRNYLPNLQLRQKWRITTKGSVASWAGN